The genomic stretch CTCCAAAGTGTCGGACTCAAGAGTCCTGCATCTTCTGACAAGGGTGAGCAATTATTTCTCACGAGTCTGGTAGAATAGACACGTTAATACTTAATATACATATTCAGTCATTGTTTCTCGATGCTGACAAAGAACAGACTTGGGTTAACCTGAAGTGTAGATcttgtggcttagttggtttgAAATTAGCTACACTCTGACATACTTGAGTTGCactgtagtagcctacattaactgCAGTGTGCTATAACAATACAGAAGGTTTAGGTTGAAATTACTTATACAGTTACATCTCTCTTTGCTGATGTTCAGATTTTGTCGAACTGTGACGTTTGCCTTCTACAAGAGGTGAAGGACCCGGATGGAAAGGCTATGGGTGAACTGGTATCCTCCCTCAATAGGTACATGCAAACTAGGTAACGCCTTTCTCTCACCTTTGGATATATTGGCCCAAATCTTGTATTGTTGTTCAAATGTGATTTTTGTATGATCCCTAATCATTTACCAAGCAAAATaactatttattttaatttttccCATTTATCTGTATACCTTTCTTTTTTACATTCCTTACCTCAGATATGACGAGTATAGTTATGACTATGTAACCAGTAAAGGCCTGGGTCAGAGTGAAAAGAAGGAGCAGTATGTGTTTCTATACAGGTAAAATATAATCCAAAACTAATTTAAAAATATCTTCACAGACATACTGTCAGTTCTGGCATTTAACACTCCCTAACTGTATTACCCAATATCCAGCCTGGGGCGTTTCTGTGTGTCATAGTTACAGTTACAGCCTggggcatttctgtgtgtgatacagggtttaaaaaaaaaaaaaaaaaaaaaaaattggggtgctttttgggtttttttccgTCACAGAAACCAAACTGCTAAACTGGTGGACAAGTATCAGTATCCCAAATCAAAGAAGGGAAATGAAGATGTCTTCAGTCGAGAACCTTTCATAGTACATTTTAAAGCACCAAAGACAAGTTAGTGGCTTTGTACAGTTCTACTACATGTTAACAGATGAGACGGGATACTTGCTTACTCAGATCTTATTACGTGTATATGATGGAGCTGACATGTTATACTTTTCCTCTGTTTTTAGAGATTGGTCAATTTGTGTTGATTCCACTCCGTGCCGAACCCCTAAATGCTCTAAAGGAGCTAGATTCACTCTTTGACGTCTTCACAGAGATGATGAAAAAATGGAAGGTGGAGGTAAGGGGTTATGTATGGGGAAGATGGAGTGAGGCTCAGCAGATTCCCACTGGACATGCCATTCTGGTGTTCAACCTTCTGTGCTTTTGAtcaggggttctcaatgtttttggttccaaggaccccttttaggggataacattttccgaggacccccttgtaaccgtaacagttaaccattcgtaAGTTGTGGTCGGGTCCACTACTATCCCAagttaatgtgggtaggaccaaatagacacaatttgcttgttttatgggtgaaaagagcatcatctttttaaaatgttaactttataatttcaagcaaattattttgcggaccccttggctatgggtcacggaccccactttgagaaccactgcttttGATAGTCTCAGATGGGACATTTTTACTGATGCCTATATTAACAATCAATCATCAAGAACATTTCTTTCTCCCATGATCAGAATGTATTGTTACTGGGTGACTTCCATGCTGACTGTGGATATGTGACAAGGAAAAACAGAATGAACAACCGACTATTCGCAACCAATGGCCTCTTCTGGTTGTTAAGGGAT from Sardina pilchardus chromosome 7, fSarPil1.1, whole genome shotgun sequence encodes the following:
- the LOC134087782 gene encoding deoxyribonuclease-1-like isoform X1, giving the protein MGRDQRYLLLLGLACFVFLTRSSGFKICAYNVQNFNTSKVSDSRVLHLLTRILSNCDVCLLQEVKDPDGKAMGELVSSLNRYMQTRYDEYSYDYVTSKGLGQSEKKEQYVFLYRNQTAKLVDKYQYPKSKKGNEDVFSREPFIVHFKAPKTKIGQFVLIPLRAEPLNALKELDSLFDVFTEMMKKWKVENVLLLGDFHADCGYVTRKNRMNNRLFATNGLFWLLRDDVDTTVTDMTDCAYDRFVVHGEKFLKAIEPLSARVFNFKRKFQISTEQILKISDHYPIEVELKEVKSAGQLQALMQPFLLILPLVVLLILPESTIGLM
- the LOC134087782 gene encoding deoxyribonuclease-1-like isoform X2 is translated as MGRDQRYLLLLGLACFVFLTRSSGFKICAYNVQNFNTSKVSDSRVLHLLTRILSNCDVCLLQEVKDPDGKAMGELVSSLNRYDEYSYDYVTSKGLGQSEKKEQYVFLYRNQTAKLVDKYQYPKSKKGNEDVFSREPFIVHFKAPKTKIGQFVLIPLRAEPLNALKELDSLFDVFTEMMKKWKVENVLLLGDFHADCGYVTRKNRMNNRLFATNGLFWLLRDDVDTTVTDMTDCAYDRFVVHGEKFLKAIEPLSARVFNFKRKFQISTEQILKISDHYPIEVELKEVKSAGQLQALMQPFLLILPLVVLLILPESTIGLM